The proteins below come from a single Pedobacter aquae genomic window:
- the sucD gene encoding succinate--CoA ligase subunit alpha — MSVLVNKDSKVIVQGFTGNEGTYHATQMIEYGTNVVGGVTPGKGGQTHLDKPVFNTVKEAVEKAGADVSIIFVPPAFAADAIMEAAEAGIKVIVCITEGIPTKDMIQVKEYIADKDCRLIGPNCPGIITADEAKIGIMPGFIFRKGNVGVVSKSGTLTYEAVDQVVKAGLGITTAIGIGGDPIIGTPTKEAVELLMNDPDTHGIIMIGEIGGGMEAEAARWIKEFGTKPVVGFIAGQTAPPGRRMGHAGAIVGGAEDTAAAKMKIMRECGIRVVESPAGIGAAMAEELAKLA; from the coding sequence ATGAGTGTACTTGTAAATAAAGATTCGAAAGTTATTGTTCAAGGTTTTACCGGAAATGAGGGTACTTACCATGCTACCCAAATGATTGAGTACGGAACTAACGTTGTTGGAGGTGTAACACCAGGAAAAGGTGGACAAACTCATTTAGATAAACCAGTATTTAACACTGTTAAAGAAGCGGTAGAAAAAGCTGGTGCAGATGTTTCTATCATTTTCGTACCGCCTGCATTTGCGGCAGATGCTATTATGGAAGCTGCTGAAGCTGGAATTAAAGTTATCGTTTGTATTACTGAAGGTATTCCTACTAAGGATATGATTCAGGTTAAAGAATATATTGCAGATAAAGATTGCCGTTTAATTGGCCCTAACTGTCCGGGTATCATCACTGCTGATGAAGCTAAGATTGGTATTATGCCAGGTTTCATTTTCAGAAAAGGTAATGTTGGCGTGGTTTCTAAATCAGGTACTTTAACTTACGAGGCAGTAGACCAAGTAGTAAAAGCGGGTTTAGGTATTACAACTGCAATAGGTATAGGTGGTGATCCTATTATTGGTACACCAACCAAAGAAGCTGTTGAGTTATTAATGAACGATCCAGATACTCACGGAATCATCATGATTGGTGAAATTGGTGGTGGTATGGAAGCAGAAGCGGCTCGTTGGATTAAAGAATTTGGTACAAAACCAGTAGTTGGTTTTATAGCTGGTCAAACAGCGCCTCCGGGACGTAGAATGGGCCATGCTGGTGCTATTGTTGGTGGTGCAGAAGATACTGCTGCTGCTAAAATGAAAATCATGAGGGAGTGCGGTATCAGAGTAGTAGAGTCTCCTGCTGGTATTGGTGCTGCTATGGCAGAAGAATTAGCAAAACTTGCATAA